In Bernardetia litoralis DSM 6794, the genomic window CTATTTCTCTACAAAACATAACTACACAAACGAATCAAACGAATCACAACTGCGAATTAAAAGGTAATTTTAGGCGTTTATTGAAAGAAAAAACCTATTTAGGAATAGAGATACAATCAGAAAATCAAAACCAAAATCAAATTTTCTTTTCTGATAAAATAGAAACGATTGATAAACTCAATCCGACAAGTGATTACAGCATTCAACGAAATAGTGGAAGTGCATTTTTTGAATTAGAAAAACCAAAACTTCAGTTCAGAACATGGCTTACTTTAGCAAAGTATAACTATAATTTTGAAGGAAAAATTAATCAAATAAAAGTAAATGAATTTCAGTTTGAACCAAAATTGGATTTTTCTTTTATGGTTGCTTCTTCGCAGCGAATAAATTTGAGCTACCAACGCAAAAATGAATACCCAAACAAGCAAAACCTAAATCAAGTTTGGTACTTTGAAAATTTTAGAACGTTACAAAATGGTACAGATTCATTGGCAAAAATGACAACTAATGAAGTAAGGTTAGGGTATAATTATACAAATTTGTTCAATCGTTTGATGATTTATGGCTCTTTATCCTACCAAAAAATCAGTAATGCTATTGCACAAAATCAATTTATTTTTGCAGAAGCAAATGCACAAACAGATATTAATGCTCCTAAGTCTATAATGACAGGTTTATTATACATTACAAAATCGTTCGATGTTAAGGAAATACCATTTTCTGTTAAGACACAAATTGTTTGGAATAGGCTAGAGAGTCAAAACTTTTTGAATGAAATAAAAAATAACTTTAGAAATGGATTCACTAAGTATCAAATTGATTTAAACTCTCATTCAAAAGGCATTTTCAATATTTCTTTTTCTACATTTTTTCAACAAAGTAATCTTAACTCTTCTCTTAATCTTTCTACAATTTCTCTAAATCAATATCAATTTTTGATAAACCCTGTAATTCAGCCTACTGAAAAATTAAACTTTTCATTCTCTTACGAACAGTTATTTTATCAAAACGCTGAACAAACCACTACTTTCAGTTTTCTGAATGCAAAAGCAACCTATCGCATTTTCAAACGAACAAATTTAAAATTAGAAGGATATAACTTATTAAATACAAGTTCAATAGATTTTTTGAGTATCACCCCTATTTATACACAAACGCTGTCTAGGCAAATTTTAGGTAGAATTATTTTGCTTGGTTTGAATTATAACTTCTAAATTTCATTCCCTAACCTCCAGCCGTCGTTCACATCTTGCGAGTAACTTATATATATTCTGCATTCTGTCATGTATTTATATTTCGTTGTAATTAAAAACCTAAGAAATTAGCAATCAAAAAGAGCAAAATTATGCCTAAATACGTCCTTTTTTTAAATCTTATATGCCGTCCAGTAACAACAAATACATAATAAGTTTGCTTGCAAAAATGTAAACAAGCATTAAAACCCACTTTGATTTAGTAGAACAAAAACTATTTTGTCTTAAATTTGTAATTGAATAACACAAGGAATAAAAAATTAGCAAATCACTTACTTATTATAAAATGGCAAAAGGAGACGGTACTCAAAGACGAAAAGCAAAAGCAGAAAAACTAACTATAAAAGACCAAGCAAAAGCACTTAATTATTTACCTCGTTTTTTCAAATTAATCTGGAAAACAAGCCCAAAACTTGCTTTTACCACACTTATTCTTAGGATTTTTAAAGCAATTATTCCACTTATTACGCTTTATATTGGAAAACTGATTATTGATGAGATTGTAGGGTTGATAAACTCTGAAACTGCTTTTGAGCTTATTTCTGAAAACACAAAACACCTTTGGATTTTGGTAGGAATAGAATTAGGATTAACCGTTTTTTCTGAAATTTTGAGCCGAATAATTACACTTACAGATAATCTGTTGGGCGATTTGGTGGCTAATTATACTTCTGTACAACTTATTAGCCACGCTTCAAAACTAGATTTAGAACAATTTGAAGATGCTACTTTTTACGATAAATTAGAACGAGCTAGGCAACAAACTTCTGGGCGTGTAATTTTGATGTCACAGGTTTTATCTCAAGGACAAGATATTATTACGCTTATTACATTGGCTATTGGTTTGGTAGCTTTCAATGGCTGGCTTATTTTAATCTTAATTTTGGCTTTAGTTCCTGCTTTTTTGGGAGAAACACACTTCAACGAACGTGCTTATTCGCTGTCTTTAAACTGGACTCCTCAACGAAGAGAATTAGATTATTTACGTTATATTGGTGCAAGTGATTTTTCAGCAAAGGAACTCAAAGTTTTTGGTTTATCTGATTTTTTGGCTAATCGTTTTAAATTTTTATCAGATAATTATTACAATGAAAATAAATCATTGACACAAAAAAGAGCCTTTTGGGGAAGTATTTTTTCAGTTATCGGAACAGCTTCTTATTATGGTGCTTATGTACTTATTGTTTCTCAAACCATTCTAAAAGTAATTTCACTTGGTGATTTGACTTTCTTGGCTGGCTCATTTGAAAGGCTTCGTTCTATGTTGCAACAAATAATGGGACGTTTTTCTAGTATTGCTCAAAGTGCGCTTTACCTCAAAGATTTATTTGAATTTTTAGAATTAGAGCCTCTTATTCCTGTTACAAAAACTCAACGAGAAGTTCCAAATCCTATAAAAGAAGGTTTTGTTTTTGAAAATGTAGGTTTCAAATATCAAAATCAAGAGCGTTATGCCATCAAAAATCTTTCTTTTACGCTTCACAAAGGAGAAAAACTAGCTTTAGTAGGAGAAAATGGAGCAGGAAAAACAACTCTTGTAAAACTTTTAGCACGACTTTATGACCCAACAGAAGGCAGGATTTTGTTAGATGGCTATGATTTGAAAGAATACAATCCCACGCAATTACGAAACTTAATAGGTGTAATTTTTCAAGATTTTGTAAAATTTGAATTGACTGTTTCTGAAAATATTGCTGTTGGAAGTATCAACGAACGAGAAAATTTGCCACTCATTACAGATGCAGCCACCAAAAGTTTGGCAAATACTGTAATAGAAAAATTACCTGAAAAATATAGCCAAATGCTAGGTAGAAAATTTACGGGTGGAGTTTCTCTCTCTGGTGGAGAATGGCAAAAAGTGGCTCTAGGACGTGCCTATATGAGAGATGCACAACTTTATATTTTGGATGAACCAACAGCAGCACTAGACGCAAGAGCAGAACATGAGGTTTTTGAGCGTTTTGCAGAACTTATCGAAAGAAAAACGGCTGTCTTGATTTCACATCGTTTTTCGACGGTAAGAATGGCTGATAGAATTTTGGTTTTACAAAATGGTGGTGTTTTAGAAATTGGCTCACATGATGAACTTTTAGCAAAAAATGGAAAATATGCCGAACTCTTCAATTTGCAAGCTGAAGGATACAAATAAAATATGACATATTCATAAAAACTTTGTCAGTAGTTTAGTGTACAAATACTTATTTTCCAACTATTGAGTCCTTT contains:
- a CDS encoding ABC transporter ATP-binding protein encodes the protein MAKGDGTQRRKAKAEKLTIKDQAKALNYLPRFFKLIWKTSPKLAFTTLILRIFKAIIPLITLYIGKLIIDEIVGLINSETAFELISENTKHLWILVGIELGLTVFSEILSRIITLTDNLLGDLVANYTSVQLISHASKLDLEQFEDATFYDKLERARQQTSGRVILMSQVLSQGQDIITLITLAIGLVAFNGWLILILILALVPAFLGETHFNERAYSLSLNWTPQRRELDYLRYIGASDFSAKELKVFGLSDFLANRFKFLSDNYYNENKSLTQKRAFWGSIFSVIGTASYYGAYVLIVSQTILKVISLGDLTFLAGSFERLRSMLQQIMGRFSSIAQSALYLKDLFEFLELEPLIPVTKTQREVPNPIKEGFVFENVGFKYQNQERYAIKNLSFTLHKGEKLALVGENGAGKTTLVKLLARLYDPTEGRILLDGYDLKEYNPTQLRNLIGVIFQDFVKFELTVSENIAVGSINERENLPLITDAATKSLANTVIEKLPEKYSQMLGRKFTGGVSLSGGEWQKVALGRAYMRDAQLYILDEPTAALDARAEHEVFERFAELIERKTAVLISHRFSTVRMADRILVLQNGGVLEIGSHDELLAKNGKYAELFNLQAEGYK